CTGCAGCATCCCCAGCATCGCCTGCGGCTCGAAGAGGTGACCCCGGATGCGGGCCCCGTGCCACAGATCGATGCCGCCCAGTCTGCGGTGGTGCTGTTCACCTCGGGCAGCACCGGCAAGGCGCAGCCCAACGCCAAGTCCTGGGGACGGCTGGCGGCGGGCATCCGCATCGGCATGCGCCGTTTCGGCCTGGACAACGGCCGTCACCATCTGGTGGCCACGGTGCCGCCGCAGCATATGTTCGGCCTGGAATTCACCATTCTCTACCCGCTGCTGGGGCCCAGCACGGTGCATGCCGGTCGGCCCTTTTATCCGGAAGACGTGCGGGCCGCGCTGGAGCAGGTGGCCGCACCGCGGGTGCTCATCACCACGCCGGTGCATCTGCGTGCCTGTGCGGCGGCGGGTCTCGAATGGGCCGGAACGGACTTCGTGATTTCCTC
This window of the Gammaproteobacteria bacterium genome carries:
- a CDS encoding AMP-binding protein, producing MVGFAALEYGAWCLTDREVEGLQHPQHRLRLEEVTPDAGPVPQIDAAQSAVVLFTSGSTGKAQPNAKSWGRLAAGIRIGMRRFGLDNGRHHLVATVPPQHMFGLEFTILYPLLGPSTVHAGRPFYPEDVRAALEQVAAPRVLITTPVHLRACAAAGLEWAGTDFVISSTAPLASELAQQSEDAFDCPVYEIYGSSETGAVARRRTARERLWQLHEGMSIIPVEASDDWLLHGPQLETPQAMADRIALHEDGRFEWLGRKADLVNIAGKRAALGDLNHRLLAIDGVEDG